One Rosa chinensis cultivar Old Blush chromosome 5, RchiOBHm-V2, whole genome shotgun sequence genomic region harbors:
- the LOC112165654 gene encoding uncharacterized protein LOC112165654, whose protein sequence is MSSPRSLSVRTPSEIRKKKVGGQRNQEELEREVSLLQRLLNQEEKVHEVLDYAYSRKTSESASAIRIPRFLPQKTKELLAELAMVEGEISRLEDQIRQLKLGLQQEEQGTKESKARQWQHDENLSLMNRGVHLERKGYETKALHFISKAIKGDYELNNELNLNEKMENLRSFSDQKENYFYEEVRLQSMVPRKGGLLRAPSPSRTLRHPSAPKLREVKPGISSDHLPPKPIPIPTQLEENNQIWQPNKLSEEILKCLNLIYVRLLRTTRTMELEKSGPISRSLHSSVVTSRSFRDDTSLTSKSSLLLQKESRQQDPYGIFNVEDSIPRDIGPYKNLVVFTSNSMDPRSISASNSIPLLKKLRVLLNNLLVVNLGSLAYQQKLAFWINMYNACIMNGFLEFGAHPSADKLLTLLNKATLNIGGKILNAQSIEHHILRKPAPSISMKEAFQKVGNDDEATVRRLYGLESMDPNITFALCCGTRSSPAVKIYTADSVVAELEKSKLEYLQASIVVTSTKKIGFPELLLGNMLDFAVDVDSLVQWVCHQLPTSGSLRKSMVDCFRGHSGGKISTTVEKMPYDFEFHYLLAM, encoded by the exons ATGTCTAGCCCAAGAAGCTTGTCTGTTCGCACACCATCTGAGATT agaaagaagaaggtcGGTGGGCAGAGAAACCAAGAGGAGCTTGAAAGAGAG GTCTCTTTGCTTCAAAGACTGTTAAATCAAGAAGAGAAAGTACATGAGGTTTTGGACTATGCCTACAGTCGGAAAACTTCCGAGTCTGCTTCTGCTATTCGAATTCCAAGATTCCTTCCCCAGAAG ACGAAGGAACTTTTAGCAGAGTTGGCTATGGTTGAAGGAGAAATTTCTCGACTTGAAGACCAAATCAGACAACTTAAACTAGGACTGCAACAGGAAGAACAAGGTACTAAGGAATCAAAGGCTCGACAATGGCAACATGATGAAAACCTAAGCCTTATGAACAGGGGTGTTCATCTTGAGAGAAAAGGATATGAAACCAAGGCATTGCATTTCATAAGTAAAGCTATAAAGGGTGATTATGAACTTAATAATGAACTCAATTTAAATGAGAAAATGGAAAACTTGAGAAGTTTTTCTGATCAGAAAGAAAATTACTTCTATGAGGAGGTTAGACTTCAGTCTATGGTTCCACGAAAAGGTGGATTGTTAAGAGCACCCTCACCCTCGCGAACTCTGAGACATCCATCAGCACCAAAG CTGAGAGAAGTTAAACCAGGCATTTCTTCAGATCATCTCCCACCAAAACCTATACCAATTCCAACACAATTAGAAGAGAACAACCAGATTTGGCAACCAAACAAGCTCTCAGAGGAAATTTTGAAGTGTCTCAACCTCATTTATGTTAGGCTGCTTAGAACAACCAGAACAATGGAATTGGAGAAATCAGGCCCCATTTCCAGGTCTTTGCACTCTTCTGTTGTAACCTCAAGGAGCTTCAGGGATGATACGAGCCTAACCTCCAAGTCAAGCCTTCTGTTACAGAAGGAATCAAGGCAACAAGACCCTTATGGTATCTTCAATGTGGAAGACTCTATTCCTAGGGATATTGGCCCTTACAAGAACTTGGTTGTTTTTACCTCAAATTCTATGGACCCAAGATCTATTTCAGCATCGAACTCTATTCCTTTACTAAAAAAGTTGAG GGTATTGCTGAACAATCTCCTGGTTGTGAATTTGGGGTCCTTGGCATACCAGCAGAAGTTAGCATTCTGGATCAACATGTACAATGCTTGTATCATGAAT GGCTTTCTCGAATTTGGTGCGCATCCTTCCGCAGACAAATTACTTACATTACTGAACAAG GCAACACTGAACATAGGAGGTAAGATTTTAAATGCTCAATCTATTGAGCATCATATACTGAGGAAACCAGCACCTTCAATTTCAATGAAAGAG GCTTTCCAGAAGGTTGGGAATGATGATGAGGCCACTGTTCGCCGACTCTATGGTCTTGAGTCCATGGATCCTAATATCACATTTGCTCTGTGTTGTGGAACTCGTTCTTCTCCAGCA GTGAAGATATACACAGCTGATAGTGTTGTAGCAGAGTTGGAGAAATCAAAGTTGGAGTACTTGCAAGCATCAATTGTAGTGACCAGCACAAAAAAAATTGGATTCCCGGAACTGTTGCTCGGAAACATGCTTGATTTTGCTGTAGATGTGGACTCACTAGTTCAGTGGGTGTGCCACCAGTTACCTACGTCTGGGTCTTTGAGAAAATCAATGGTGGATTGCTTCAGGGGCCATAGTGGCGGGAAGATTTCTACCACTGTTGAGAAAATGCCATATGATTTTGAGTTTCATTATCTATTGGCCATGTGA
- the LOC112167755 gene encoding ABC transporter G family member 28 — protein MFSREHLFLSLRVLLHVLALSLVWPPAPRVFSQDVGGGDGGGGGGGGGDGDVDVGGGGGGDGVSAGYKGFTTELILSRFSNVTPILKDELKDSFSYCVIDVDEDWNGAFNFSDNATFITNCAKKMKGGGLGMITQRLCTFKELSMYGESLVQVKKSSKLKPNKNCNLSTWNPGCEPGWACGTTEEVDVKNKTYVPARTEDCAPCCEGFFCPHGLTCMIPCPKGAYCPLGKLNSTTGICVPYRYHLPPGKPNHTCGGADRWADVLSSKEVFCSGGSYCPSSIQKNPCSSGHYCRLGSTSQEGCFKMASCNAKSENQNITAYGIMLFAAIIVILIIIYNCTDQVLATREKRQAKSREKAVQSVRETAQAREKWKSAKDIAKKHAVGLSTQFSRTFSRRKSTRHSDQLKGTGQAKPGTDGALPPMPLTAIGASEAATSKGKKKEKSNLTQMLHAIENDPDSNEGFNLEIGDKNIKKNAPKGKQLHTQSQIFKYAYGQIEKEKALQEQTANLTFSGVIQMAGGIEIQKRPPIEVAFKDLTLTLKGKNIHLMRCVTGKISPGRVSAVMGPSGAGKTTFLNALLGKVRGCTMSGMVLVNGKMESINSYKKIIGFVPQDDIVHGNLTVEENLWFSARCRLSSNLPQPEKVLVVERVIESLGLQAVRDSLVGTVEKRGISGGQRKRVNVGLEMVMEPSLLILDEPTSGLDSSSSNLLLRALRREALEGVNICMVVHQPSYTLFRMFDDLILLAKGGLTVYHGSVKKVEEYFKSLGIIVPDRVNPPDYFIDILEGLVKPSTSSGVDYKQLPVRWMLHNGYPVPMDMLQTSEGMAASTSDSSAHDSGSEGFWQDVKCNVEVKKDNIQHNLLKSSDLSERITPGMFLQYRYFLGRVGKQRLRESRTQAIDFLILLLAGSCLGVLAKVSEETFGYHGYMYTVIAVSLLGKIAALRTFGLDKLHYWRQSSAGMSSLAYFLSKDTVDHFNTVIKPLVYLSMFYFFNNPRSSVTDNYVVLLCLVYCVTGIAYALSIYLAPGPAQLWSVLLPVVLTLVGNNTIESHIVEKISNFCYTKWALESFLVANAQKYSGVWIITRCATLQKSHYDLKNWYPNLAMLITLGVLTRVIAYIILVFKK, from the exons ATGTTCAGCAGAGAgcacctctttctctctcttaggGTTCTTCTCCATGTGCTCGCTCTCAGCCTTGTTTGGCCCCCGGCGCCGCGTGTTTTCAGCCAGGACGTCGGCGGCGGCGATGGCGGTGGTggaggcggaggcggaggcgATGGCGATGTCGATgtcggtggtggtggaggaggagaCGGAGTCTCTGCCGGGTATAAGGGCTTCACCACCGAACTCATCTTGAGTCGTTTCTCCAATGTCACCCCCATTCTCAAAGATGAACTCAAGGATTCGTTCAGCTACTGCGTCATTGACGT AGACGAGGATTGGAATGGGGCTTTCAATTTCTCAGACAATGCAACATTCATTACCAACTGCGCCAAAAAAATGAAAG GTGGAGGTTTGGGAATGATTACGCAGCGGTTGTGCACTTTTAAAGAATTATCGATGTATGGTGAAAGTTTAGTACAAGTCAAGAAAAGCAGTAAATTGAAACCGAATAAGAACTGTAACCTGTCTACATGGAATCCTGGATGTGAACCTGGGTGGGCTTGTGGAACTACTGAGGAAGTTGAcgtgaaaaataaaacatatgTGCCTGCCAGAACTGAAGACTGTGCACCTTGTTGTGAGGGTTTTTTCTGCCCTCATGGTCTTACTTGCATGATCC CTTGCCCAAAAGGTGCTTACTGCCCACTTGGAAAGCTCAATAGCACTACTGGTATATGTGTGCC ATACCGTTATCACCTACCTCCAGGGAAGCCAAACCACACTTGTGGAGGAGCAGATAGGTGGGCTGATGTCTTGAGTAGTAAAGAGGTATTCTGTTCGGGTGGATCATACTGTCCGTCTAGCATCCAAAAAAATCCTTGCAGTAGTGG ACATTATTGCAGGCTGGGCTCCACATCTCAGGAAG GATGTTTCAAAATGGCAAGTTGTAATGCGAAATCAGAAAATCAAAATATTACTGCATATGGTATCATGCTTTTT GCTGCAATAATAGTTATacttattattatatataactGTACTGATCAAGTGCTTGCCACCCGAGAGAAAAGACAAGCAAAATCCAGGGAAAAGGCTGTTCAAAGTGTAAGAGAAACAGCACAAGCACGTGAAAAATGGAAATCTGCAAAAGACATTGCTAAGAAGCATGCTGTTGGACTCTCAACACAGTTTTCACGAACATTTTCTCGCAGAAAATCCACCAGGCATTCGGACCAGCTGAAAGGAACAGGACAAGCTAAACCTGGAACAGATGGTGCCTTGCCACCTATGCCACTGACTGCGATAGGTGCATCTGAAGCAGCAACAtctaaaggaaagaaaaaggaaaaaagcaaCCTCACACAAATGTTACATGCTATTGAGAATGACCCAGATAGTAATGAAGGCTTTAATCTAGAGATAGGtgataaaaatattaaaaagaaCGCACCAAAAGGTAAGCAGTTGCATACCCAAAGCCAGATTTTCAAGTATGCATATGGTCAAATTGAGAAGGAAAAGGCTTTACAGGAGCAGACAGCAAACTTAACCTTCTCTGGGGTTATACAAATGGCTGGTGGAATTGAAATCCAAAAGAGGCCTCCAATTGAGGTTGCTTTTAAAGATCTAACCCTCACATTGAAAGGGAAAAATATACATCTTATGAGATGTGTGACTGGGAAAATATCACCAGGCCGGGTTTCAGCTGTCATGGGTCCATCTGGAGCAGGAAAAACAACTTTTCTTAATGCTTTGTTAGGAAAAGTGAGAGGGTGCACCATGAGTGGTATGGTTCTTGTAAATGGAAAGATGGAATCTATCAACTCATATAAGAAAATCATAGGCTTTGTTCCACAGGATGATATTGTGCATGGCAATTTGACAGTGGAAGAAAATCTCTGGTTCAGCGCAAGATGCAG ACTCTCTTCCAATCTGCCTCAACCAGAAAAGGTCCTGGTTGTTGAAAGAGTTATTGAATCCTTGGGCTTGCAGGCAGTGCGGGATTCCCTGGTTGGAACGGTAGAGAAGCGAGGAATCTCTGGAGGTCAAAGAAAAAGAGTAAATGTTGGGCTGGAAATGGTCATGGAACCATCACTTCTAATTTTAGATGAACCCACATCTGGTTTGGATAGTTCATCTTCTAATCTGCTACTTAGAGCTCTTAGACGTGAGGCTCTTGAAGGAGTTAACATTTGCATGGTTGTCCACCAGCCCAG CTACACCTTGTTCAGGATGTTTGATGATTTGATACTTCTCGCTAAAGGTGGGCTTACAGTGTATCATGGATCAGTGAAGAAAGTTGAAGAGTACTTCAAGAGCCTTGGGATTATTGTTCCTGATCGTGTCAATCCTCCAGACTATTTCATTGACATTTTGGAAGGCTTAGTAAAACCAAGCACAAGCTCAGGGGTGGACTATAAACAACTACCCGTTAGGTGGATGCTTCATAATGGGTACCCAGTTCCTATGGATATGCTTCAGACTTCTGAGGGAATGGCTGCATCAACAAGTGACAGTTCAGCTCATGATTCTGGATCGGAGGGTTTTTGGCAGGATGTCAAGTGTAATGTTGAGGTGAAAAAGGACAATATACAGCATAATCTCTTAAAGTCGAGTGACTTATCGGAGCGGATTACCCCTGGCATGTTCCTGCAATATAGATACTTCCTTGGCAG GGTTGGTAAGCAGCGATTACGAGAATCGAGGACACAAGCAATagattttcttattttattgcTTGCTGGATCATGCTTAGGAGTTCTTGCTAAAGTAAGCGAGGAGACCTTCGGTTATCATGGTTATATGTACACCGTCATAGCAGTTT CTCTCCTTGGCAAGATTGCAGCTTTGAGAACGTTTGGACTGGACAAGTTGCACTACTGGAGACAGAGCTCTGCTGGCATGAGTAGCTTGGCTTACTTTCTTTCAAAAGATACAGTGGACCATTTTAATACGGTCATCAAGCCTCTCGTTTACCTCTCCATGTTCTATTTCTTCAACAATCCAAGATCATCTGTCACAGATAATTATGTCGTTTTGTTATGTTTGGTTTACTGCGTAACTGGTATAGCTTATGCCTTGTCCATATACCTGGCTCCCGGTCCAGCTCAACTG TGGTCCGTGCTTCTCCCAGTCGTTTTGACTCTAGTAGGAAACAATACTATTGAAAGCCATATTGTGGAAAAAATATCTAACTTCTGCTATACTAAGTGGGCTTTGGAATCTTTTCTCGTAGCAAATGCTCAAAA GTACTCTGGGGTGTGGATAATAACAAGATGTGCTACACTTCAGAAGAGTCACTATGACCTCAAGAATTGGTACCCTAATTTAGCCATGCTCATTACTCTGGGTGTATTAACAAGAGTCATTGCATACATTATTTTGGTCTTCAAAAAGTAG
- the LOC112168405 gene encoding lysM domain receptor-like kinase 3 yields MPLQQSPHNKNHPASHILLVPPATHMCKTKMAVDAAQPTSSPRPTTQLSESARTPTRTRTRPTFPTTSSEPSTSSSSTSYKLSSTASTSSQTSLASFRQALPDNPNLYDLSEIRAATNNFLAKRFSSTSSTPSWRCTLRGKDAVVFQRKFRRRLETEELKNRLSMLCRSHHTSIIKLLGASVSGDNIFLVYEFVSNCASLAACLRNKNNPNFTVLSTWASRMQVAADLAQGLDYVHNKTGLSVTIVHNRIKSSSVLVTEPNCNARICHFGTAQLCGETDFHTQMDSKPKSTLSGEIIEVSEEMGPSPKSKLGRSYSGKAQFEGERGYMSPEFQTTGVATQKSDVYAFGVVILELLSSQEPFKYKFDKTRGDFIRTSVVDSAQAAVDGGGLRTWVDSRLKDSFPVDVAEKLTRLALECVHVDPDKRPSMGRVAGKISKFYLDSLTWAENLRMPTGISISLGPR; encoded by the coding sequence ATGCCTCTTCAACAATCTCCGCACAATAAAAACCACCCAGCCAGCCATATATTATTGGTGCCACCAGCCACCCACATGTGCAAGACCAAAATGGCCGTCGACGCCGCCCAGCCCACCTCCTCCCCTCGACCCACAACCCAATTGTCCGAATCCGCCAGGACCCCGACCCGGACCCGAACCCGACCCACCTTCCCCACCACCTCCTCCGAGCCCTCCACCTCCAGCTCAAGCACAAGCTACAAGCTGTCCTCCACCGCCTCCACCTCCAGCCAAACCTCCCTCGCCAGCTTCCGCCAGGCCCTCCCCGACAACCCTAACCTCTACGACCTCTCCGAAATCCGCGCCGCCACCAACAACTTCCTCGCCAAGCGCTTCAGCTCCACCTCCTCCACCCCCTCCTGGCGCTGCACCCTCCGCGGCAAAGACGCCGTCGTTTTCCAGCGCAAGTTCCGCCGCAGGCTCGAAACCGAAGAACTCAAGAACCGGCTCTCCATGCTCTGCCGCAGCCACCACACCTCCATCATCAAGCTCCTCGGCGCCTCCGTCTCCGGCGACAACATCTTCTTGGTCTACGAATTCGTAAGCAACTGCGCCAGCCTCGCCGCGTGTCTGAGAAACAAGAACAACCCCAATTTCACCGTGCTGTCGACCTGGGCGTCAAGAATGCAGGTCGCCGCGGACCTCGCTCAGGGCCTCGATTATGTTCACAACAAGACAGGCCTCAGTGTCACCATAGTCCACAACCGCATCAAGAGCAGCAGCGTTTTGGTGACGGAGCCTAATTGCAATGCCAGGATATGCCATTTCGGGACAGCCCAGTTGTGCGGCGAGACCGATTTCCATACCCAGATGGATTCCAAGCCCAAATCCACACTTTCGGGTGAGATCATTGAGGTCAGCGAAGAAATGGGTCCGAGCCCGAAGTCGAAACTGGGACGATCCTACAGCGGAAAAGCCCAATTCGAAGGAGAGAGAGGGTACATGTCGCCGGAGTTTCAGACCACCGGCGTCGCCACCCAAAAGTCCGACGTGTACGCATTCGGGGTCGTAATTCTGGAGCTGTTGTCGAGCCAGGAGCCGTTCAAGTACAAGTTCGATAAAACCCGCGGTGATTTTATCAGAACCTCCGTCGTCGACTCCGCTCAAGCCGCCGTCGACGGCGGCGGTTTGAGGACGTGGGTGGATAGCAGGCTGAAGGACTCGTTTCCCGTCGATGTGGCCGAGAAGCTGACACGTCTGGCGCTGGAGTGCGTACACGTGGACCCAGATAAGCGACCCAGCATGGGACGCGTGGCGGGGAAGATCTCTAAGTTTTACTTGGATTCCCTGACTTGGGCGGAGAATTTGAGAATGCCCACCGGAATTTCGATCTCGCTGGGTCCGAGATGA